ATTTTTTCTTTGGTACTGGCACCATGCTGCAAACCTGAGAGGATGTTCCTCAGAGGTCATccgaggagaggaagagaagcgTTCGTACTGAACGCAGCAGAAGCACTTCCACCCCAGCCCCATGGCTCCAAAAATGTTCCTTTTATTCTCAACAGTAGTATTTAGAGCTGGAGATGTTGTGCCTGAACTGCAACCGTTTTGTATTGTGTGACAAATGCTGAGCATGGATTCTAAAATGGGGCCTTATCAAACGGACTGTGgctcttctctccctctcttttcaCTGGCTTGAGTCTGAACCTCATATCTGCATGTTTCCCACTGTTACAGCAAGAGATCAGAGCATCTGTGGACAGGTTTGGGAACAACCGCTCTGTGTGGGACTTCTTTGACCATCTCAAACGACGGCGAGGCTGGCTGCAGGAGCTCCTATGCGCTCTTCGTGAGACTCGTTTAGGAGACATTGCAGACGATATCCAGCTTGTTTATGAGAAACATCAAGTCAGTAAgttatctttttaaaatttttgtattCTCTtgccagcagtgctgcttttgtgTTTCTTTGCTTAAATGGAGCGCCAGTTCAGGCATATGAAGGCCACTTTGTAGTGGCCACTGTAAACCATACCTGAGGTCACTTCTAGGTTGGCTTACTCTGAAAGGTACTCTACACCAGGTAGTCTGCACCAGGAGAGTACAGGGGTTTGTAAAAGCTCTTCAAGTGGAGCTGGATACAGAGAACATGAGATATTTTCAATGAGTGGTGCTGGTTTCTGTTATATGGTCTGGGAATAGGCTGCTTTAAGGCTTTAATGAATAGGCTGTCATCTCTCCCCCGCATGACTTAACAGCATGAGTCCCCTTAGAAGAGTTAAAATCTTGatgaggggggaagagaaagcgGTGACAAGGGTGGTTCAGAACCCCTGCCCACTGCTTGTGAAGCCCTTCCTCTGCTGCAAGGCAAACTTCGGGTGCCTTGGGACAGGCAGAGGGGATAGCAGCAGAGGCAGTTTTGGTCAATATGGTTGTTTGCAAAGCCTCAAGTGTTTGGGGATGTTCACTTGGAATGTGCAAGAATCCTCTTTTGAGCCAGGTTTCCCCTCGCCGGTACCTCTTTAAGCTATGTCTAAAGAGTGGCCACAGAAACACCACCTtgcaaggaagaggagaaagaaaggttttatgattttatattttATCACCATGTTGGTATACTTTGATTGATGTGAAATGCCTTGGAAGCCAAAAGGCATGATAAAAATATCCTAAATAAATAATATGTACCCTGCCTGGAAGAGTAATAGGAGCAATCCAAAACTAGTAGGATTGCAGGAGGCCCAGGCATCAATCCAGTCTGCATACACCTAAAGTCTTCAAACACGCTATGTTAATTTTTCAATCTATCAATTGATATGTGATTAAcatcagcagtggtgtagctacctcttgtgctggcctgggggaCACCTCCGAGTGCCCCCCCGCCCAACTGACCTGGAtgtaattgcagtgacgtgatgacatcagcaCAATCCAGTTGTGCCCCGCTTCCTGAGGCCCTGCCCACTTTGAGCGGCCTGGAGCCCCCTAACCCTGCATGCCCCTCAGGGCTACTCCTCCCCCaagtgccataaagtgcactTTATGCCGGATCAGACCCCTGATCATCTAGGCCTGAACTGCTGACACCGACTAACATCAGTGCTCCAGGGCCTCAGGCAGGGGACTTTCCCGGCCCTACCTGGATATGCTGCTAGGGATTTTCTGTGCACAAAacaggtgctcttccactgagcactGGCCCCTCCCAGTAAATAACTGCAGAGATTGATTGCCACTCTCTGGGATTTAGAAGTACTGAGAAGCATCCCCCAAATAATCTTCTGCTGCATGCCCTATTTAGGGTTCAGTGCTTGATGTTGAGTGAGCACATGGAGTCTTGGCCTGTGGGCTCAGGTTCATTCTCAAGTGGTATGTGGTCATAGGCTGGTGTTTAGTTTGTTTTTAATCCAGTGGAGCAACGATCTGCAAGGCTGTACATCTGTAGCAGAAATATTGTCCCAAGCACCCAGTGTGTGCAGATTTAATTGACTAGAAGTCATGCCAACTCTGAATCAACTCTGGTTCCTTTAATTACAGGGTGGCCTTCAAGGCTTTGGTTCCTTCCATGGTCAGCTGCTCACCTGCAGTGGTTCACCATTAGGGGCATTATTCAGTGCTTCACCGCATGGCGGGGTCTCCTCTCATTCACTAGTAGGAAGTCACTTGGAGATGCCTCCATGGAGCAACCGTTTGCTTGTATCAGCTCTTAAAGGCCACCTTGTGTTGAAGTGTTTTTCCTTCTTGGTCTGTAAAGAATAGCACTGTTTCTACCCAGTGTGCTGATGTGTTTGTGATACGTCTTAGTATGACTGGTGATGACCAATGATGTGGAGCCAGGTCAAGGGAAAGCATCACATAACAATCCAGCATATATGTGTGTCCGTTCTTCCTCCAGAGCCTTCAGAAAATGTTTCTCTGACAGCAGTTACTGCTAGAGAGGACCCCAAAAATCCTCCTCCTGATATTTGCCAACGTTCTCCACGTAATGTCTTGGAGCAGGGCCAAGTCCAGCCCCCCTTGTCTGTTGATGCCCCAAGATCTTCGTTCTCAACTCCAGATCCATCCCTCCTAGCGATGGGCGATTGCAGCACTCCCATTCAGGAAACCAAACATCCTTCATTGAGCAAGGAGATAGTGGCGAAGCCTAAGGTGGGTTTGCCTGCCTTCCTCTGGCTATGAATCTGCCTGCTTTCATGCCTGTGAACAAGGGAGGGGCTGGGAGAAGTGACAGGTAGGGGCTGAGTGTACGCAGatgcagtggggggtgggagacgtTGGGCTGCAGCTTGGCTGTAGTGAGGAGGCCAGTTATGTTAGTTGCTGCTTTAATTTATACAACTTTGTATACAAGTTGTCTGTATACAACTTTGATTATATTCtagaaagcagaatataaatagtTGAAACAAGTGAGGTGTGTATGGCTTGGAAAGGTTTTGCTATTAGAACCAATTTTTGCCTGCCCcccaggtgtaaacatttggtccttgttgcatatatgcaacgtagaacagaaatggcttaaagcaggcCTTGCAAAAAGTGAGTCATGTCCTGGGATGCCTGAAAGCCAGAATGTTTGCAGTCAGGAGCTGTCAGGATTTATATCCTGACAGATGTAATGGAGATGCACAAACTGGAGATGCGCAAGAGTGCGAACTGTTTGTTTTCAAATCACAACCCTATGAAAAAAAATTGCAGGGAAGCATTCCAAGAAGAAGAGAACAGTAGCAGaaagccagtcagccagccagccaaagaGGAGCATAAAAAAACAGTACagccaaattaaaaaaatatggcaaaacaaatgcattttcaGATGTCACTGGAACACTGGCCAAAAAGGGCCCAATTTACCCTTCTTCTGGTCGTTCCACCAACTGGGTGCCACCATGAAAAAGACTCTCACCCTGAGTGGATTGTCAAGCAGGTCATTCATCAGTGTGCCACCACTCACCTCTGACCAAAGAAGGGCATTGAAGGAAGACCTGCCCATAGAGTCTTAATGCTAGGATGGCACAGGTTGGATGATTTTTTCCTGCCCTTCTCAAAAGTGTCTGGGTCAGCCTTGGTTGACTTGGTCACTCTCAGTCTGAGTTCTTGAGTTGCATTATAACCTATGAGTTTTCTTTTCAGAATACAGGGAATGCCCAAAAGCTGGAATCTTCCACTCCTATTCAAAAGAAGAACGAAGCAAACTCTGGGATGTCATTGCAAGTTGATAAACAACCAGTTGACCCAGTCACATTGGCTGCAAACACGTCTCGTATATCTCCAAATCAAGACCATCTGGATCTTGGAGAGATGCCCAAGGATGTAATGCTCCTTAACATACAAGTGAACTCAAGATCCAGTGCAGGTAATTTGGTGCAGAACTGGGACAGCTGCCAGCTTCATCCTGTTCATGTGACAAAAGAGCGTTTTGGGAGCTTGAATCATCTGACTGGTGATGATGCCCGTTTAGTATCCAAAAGGCCAGAGCTTACTGCCTCTCCTTACGCCAGACCTTCTGAAAATCAACCAGAGGAGAACTACTATTCGTCTTCTAACAGCTCTCTATTGACTCCAAGCAGTCAAGATGAGACCCAAGATAGAGAATCACCGAGAGAGCGGAATACCCAAGCCCTGCGGAACCAGGATGAGGGCCTTTCGCACAGCATGATAGACAAAGGCAGCCCGGTTCCCTGGCAAAATAGATTTGATGTAAATCGGAACAATGACCAGGGTAAGTGAAATACAGTAGTAATGGAATCACCAAAGCTGTGCCCTTCCACCAGAAGGAAGGTGACAGCTAGAACAAATCTTTTTACAGGCCAGAATCCACAAGTGTTGTGCTGCCTTCTGGGTCCAATGCAGTTAAAATAACCAATTGTTCCAATCAAGTGCCACCACCAACTTCTTCAGAAGAAGGTGTTCATGAGTTGGTTAATCCTGGTATGACCAGCTCTTGGAAGGCGACTTGGCTGGACCTAAGAGAAATATGAGTGGCTGAGAAAGCACAAGGGATAGAAACCCCTGGCACTGTGCAATTCAGTGCTCAAGTGCCTTGTGGTGGGAACGAAATGAAGATATGCTCTTGGTTTTCAAGCATATCTTCGCAACCATCAGAGCAAGAAACTTGTTATTTGTTCCGTTCATGAGAATCCCACTGGGATACTTGGGAAGCTGAATTTTTTTGCCCAGAAGTGCATTCCAATCCAAAGGGCTTTCTGCCCTCACGCAAAGTTCCAgtctatgcacaccaccctgccTGTGTTCTAACAAAGACTGTGTGCATTGTTTCTATGCAGGCAGGGGTGTACCTAGGGCAGTTATTTCCAAACTGTGAGGCGTAGCTCCCTAGGGatccatggaaaccagccaggggagccgcagatTCCTTGTGAATAAcctactgccctatacaatgcatagcaTTGTAGaactaatggggagccacggccaatggcccagtaggtcagggaagccaccagttgaaaaaatttggaaaccactgacctagggtATCTGAACCTGGAGTGGTCCACTCATAGtgactggtgggccactggagtGAGCCACAAGTTGTCCTGACCTTTGCCTTGAGATCCCCCCAGCCAGGGCTAATGGTCACTCAAAGTGAACGGTGAACTTGGTTTCCACCTCAAGATCCCtgagggaggccaggtctactagCTGCTCAGTGGCACTCTTGATACCTCAGGCATATTTGACACCAGAGAGACCACCCCCTCCCCTTAGTATGCCACTGTGTACAGGTGTCCACTGTATGCAGGTGTCCATATAGGTGCCATTTAGTGCTGTTATAGCATCCAAGTATGGCATCCAGTATTATATGGCATCCGGTACAATATGGCATCCAGTACTCCTTGGCTTGGTGATGCTGAACCCAACCCTTCCTGACTCCAGGTTTATCCCTTGTTAAAAAAGGACCATGTTCCTCAGGTCTCCAGCACCATTCCTAGTAAGAGGTTTGGGCCTCCACCTTCTGACTCATAGATTCCTTCTCCACTGAAGTGATTCTGCCTATCTCAGGAGGataggtctgggcaggaggtctggtctagagggtagagcctccatttgcctgaagattaacatccacaaggtcgccagttcgaggccactggcaccgtgcgaccttgaagcagctggcaagctgcagctgagctgttccatctgctcggagcgtgggaggatggaggccagaatgttaaaccagatcggagtgtaacaccgtgaatgtagtggttcttgaaaaa
This genomic interval from Tiliqua scincoides isolate rTilSci1 chromosome 6, rTilSci1.hap2, whole genome shotgun sequence contains the following:
- the MAVS gene encoding mitochondrial antiviral-signaling protein; amino-acid sequence: MSFAEDKVKEYIRYKLASWQDRIDVCQMLDPLPCLTEIDKQEIRASVDRFGNNRSVWDFFDHLKRRRGWLQELLCALRETRLGDIADDIQLVYEKHQVKPSENVSLTAVTAREDPKNPPPDICQRSPRNVLEQGQVQPPLSVDAPRSSFSTPDPSLLAMGDCSTPIQETKHPSLSKEIVAKPKNTGNAQKLESSTPIQKKNEANSGMSLQVDKQPVDPVTLAANTSRISPNQDHLDLGEMPKDVMLLNIQVNSRSSAGNLVQNWDSCQLHPVHVTKERFGSLNHLTGDDARLVSKRPELTASPYARPSENQPEENYYSSSNSSLLTPSSQDETQDRESPRERNTQALRNQDEGLSHSMIDKGSPVPWQNRFDVNRNNDQAVSGDMVSDLLKSPVQATDRTTTPKQVEVIRPSRSNALDSSRAHHIWDTNKEDYAPCKPGVLISHPVEIPRRLGDQTLSGDTTNPAYSGSSERLRMSNNSGSDPLMVSDSSQSCLSEETYSSPAVSSDWGRSWTTARTSPSVPSENGNRLDDGSIRVLQGRIEQPPSFELEGAPATMDLPGAPRSRSWGPLPDSVPDHQPISSASPQPENSGNAHPNKKVSDETPSLLGSPVWPAVGLALAFGVLVLLRWLKK